The nucleotide sequence TTGATCGTGTTCATCTGGTTTGTTGAAGATGGTAATTTAACAACAATATTTTTCTACACAACGGACAAACATTTCTACTCCCATTCCTAAAACAGTTTCATCAAAATCAAAACGGGGATGATGATGAGGATAGGCTAAACCTTTTTCTGGGTTAGCTGATCCTAAAAAGAAATAACATCCCGGCACTTGTTCTAGGAAAAAAGACATATCTTCACCCCCCATTGTCTGACATTCTGGAACAACTCCGATAGGGGTTTCTACTACGTCTAAAGCGACAGACCGAATTAAATCTGCTATTTGGGCGTTATTAATGACGGGAGGATAGAGTCTCCAGTAGTCTAACTCATAACTGGCCCCGTAACTTTGGCAAATGCCGCCGATGATCTCGTCTAGGCGTTTAGCAAAATAGTTTTCAAACACAGGATTAAAATAGCGTACTGTGCCGCTCATTTTGGCACTATCAGCAATAACATTGAGGGCTTTACCGGCATGAATTTCTCCCACCGTTACGACGGCTGATTCTAAGGGGTTAATATTGCGGGCGACAATGGTTTGCAAGGCATTGATAATTTGAGCGGCAACCACCACAGAATCAACGGTTTGATGCGGCATGGCACCATGTCCTCCTTTCCCTTGAATCTGAAGGCGAAAACATTCTACTGCCGCCATTAATGCACCTGTACGCACTCCTAGGGTACCCAGGGGTAAATTATTCCAAAGATGTAATCCGATGATGGCATCTACATCCGGATTTTTTAATACCCCTTGTTCGATCATCGGTTTAGCGCCGCCTGGGCCTTCTTCGGCCGGTTGAAAAATGAATTTTACAGTTCCTCGGAAGTCTTGACGATGTTGGGAAAGATAATAAGCGGCTCCCAGGGCGATCGCCGTATGTCCATCATGACCACAGGCGTGCATAATGCCATGATGAAGAGAACGATAAGGCACTTCATTTTCTTCTTGAATGGGTAAAGCATCCATATCAGCACGAATGGCTAAGACTGGCCCGGGTTGGTTACTGTCAACGGTTGCGACTATGCCGGTTTTAGCGATACCGGTTTGATGATTAATTCCCCATTCCTGTAGTTTTTGGGCAACAAACTGAGCGGTTAACACTTCTTTAAAGCCTAATTCTGGGTGTTGATGGAGTTGTCGCCGCCATTGGACTAATTGAGATTGCAGGGAGCGAATTTTGAGGCGAATCTGAGATTGATTAAACCCATTGGTGGACGACGTTAAAGTAGATATCATATTGCCTGTGGACTGCTGGATAGATTGATGTTATTGCCTTTAACTTTCCATCTTACAAGCTCGGTGACCAATTTGTCTTTAATAGGCTCTAGGAAGTCGGCACTTTTGCCATTGAAAACCTTTGAGGAAAAATGCCAAAAAATCTGCATGAGGGAGCTAAATATTGTAGATTGTTTGAACTAAGAAAATCCTTTTATTCTTCTAATGAGAATTTAGAAAATCAAGGAACGAACAATCATGGATGGCTGTAAATTTTGTGTGGCGGTTGGAATAGCACTGGCGGGCTTTTTTAGCTTTCCATCTTCCCTCAAAGCAGCCTGGCTCTATGATGAAACGGTGAACGGAGATCTCTCGGGAAATCGTTTATCACCCACTCATCTACCTGACTTAGCGGCTGGGGAGAATCTGCTCCATATTATTATTAACAATCAATCAGCTAATTCTACTGACAAAGATTTAGATTATTTTACCTTAACAATTCCGAAAAATTTATCCCTGACTAAACTCATTTTAACGGATTATGTTTTAGGAGATGATGCGGCATTTATTGCCATTGAAAAAGGTTCAGTTATTACCGAAGACCCGAAAGCGCCTAATCCGGGAAATCTTTTAGGATTTGCTGAAGTGGGAACAAATCCGGCCCAGAGTGTTGTTAATATAGGTGAGGATCTGTTGCCTTTAATGGGGCTAAATCAAAATCGTCCTGACCTTCCCAATGGCTATCCATCCCCGAATCCTCAAGGTTTTATTCCTCCTTTACTATCAGGCGACTATGCTTTTTGGGTTCAACAGTCATCTTATACTGAGCAACCCACAGAGATCACTTTGACATTTGTTGCTACGCCTGTTCCAGAACCCGCTTCAATTGTGGCTTTAATCACAGTGGGATTATTAGGGACTTTTGGCAAAATAAAAAGCTCATCATCTAAAATGTAAAAGCAACTTAAAGATTTAAATTATCAATACTCACAATGGAACAGACTGCCTTAAATGTGATCGCTATTAGCATTTTTGCTATGACTCTTTCGGTTTTACTCGGCCCTTTGTTCCATATTTCGCCGTTTATTCCCGCCGTAACCACGTTAAGCGTTTTAGGATTGACAACTTTGGATGGTTTAGCTTGGAATGGTAGAGGAATCACGATTTTATTAGACATTTTATCGGGGGAACAACATCGTCAACGAGTCATACACCATGAAGCCGGACATTTTTTAGCCGCTTACTTTTTAGGCATTCCGGTGACGGGATATGCTCTTTCGGGTTGGGAAGCGTTTAAGCAAGGACAACCCGGGCTAGGAGGGGTGATGTTTGACACCACTGCTTTATTAGAAAAAAAAGTGAATTTTACAGAAATGCCTTTAATTTTAGATAGATTTTCTACCGTGTGGATGGCGGGAATAGCGGCAGAAACCTTAATTTATGGAGAATCTAAGGGAGGAGAAGAAGACCGACAAAAGCTTAGAGCCGCTTTACAGTGGGCTGGTGTTTCTCAAAACTCTTATCAGCAAAAAGAACGATGGGCATTGCTACAAGCCAAAAATTTAATTGAAAAACATCGATCTTCTTATGAAGCCTTAGTAACAGCGATGAAACAACGAGCATCTGTTGAGGAATGTTCTCAAGCCCTCCATGCCCACTGGCAATAAAACGGGGAAAAACTTGACCTCCCCGCTTCCTATGGTCAGCACTCCTGCCTCCTGCTCCCGCTACCTCTTGCCTCTGGCTTCCTGTCCCCCTGGGTTACCTGCCACTGTTTGAGTGCCAGTTGTGATCACACTCAGGGAACCCGCCAACGGCACTGGCATCTCCTGTTCCCTGTTTCCGTCCTGAAGAACTTCTTGAAAAATTTCGATAATGCGATCAGTTTTTGCCACCCAATCATAATAATTGGTTTTCACTCGCTCAGTTCCTGCCTTACCCATTTGATCACGAAGTTCTGGAGATTGTGCTAAACGCAACATTGCTTGTGCTAATCCATCAATAAATGTTTGTATAGAAGAGGGTTCTACAAGAATTCCGCACTCAGGGGTCACATAGTCGGCAGGTCCAGCCCATTTTGTAGTAATGACAGGTATTCCTAAAGCCATAGCTTCTAATAAAGCCGTTCCGCCACATTCTCGCAGAGAAGGCATGACAAAAACATCACAGTTCCGAACAATTTTTATACTTTCTGCCTGGGTTAACCAACCGTGAAAAATAATGCGTTGCTCAAGATTTAATTCTTTGACTTTTGCTTCAATCTCTGGACGAAGTTGCCCATCACCGACTAATTCTAAAATCGCATCAGTTTTGGGCGCAACCTGCTCAAATGCTTTCACGATAAATTGAATCCCTTTCCAATCTACAAAGCGTCCAGAATAGACAAAACGAACGCTTTTCTTTCCTCTTTCTTGAAGGGTAGTATCTTCATTTTTTAGCTGTAAAACTGATAAATTTATTCCACTTTCTATGACTTCATAAATTTTACCTCTGACTCCTACAGGCAAAGCTTTTGCTGTTCTTTGATTGGCGACAATTAAGGCGGCTGCTTGTAGCTTACCGGGAATAAATTTATGACAAATTAATGCCAAATATCGTCCTAATTTTATCGTGAAACCCGAAAATTTAGAATCCATAAACTGAAAAGCCGGTGGGAAGTTTAGCCCTCCACACAATGGCCCAATAACAACGGGAACTCCCATATCATACATAAAACTAATTCCTTTAGGTGTAATAGGAGACGGTTCAAATACTAATTGGATATTTCGTTCATGGATTATTTGTTTAGCCAATAAACGAGTTTTTTGCTGAGTAAAAAAGTGTATAAACTGACCAAAAATTAAATCTTGTATCCGATAAGGAAACCAGAGGCCAGTTTCCCAAAACATTTTCTGAAAAGGGTTATCTTTAATAAAATAACAATAATGTAATTCTTCAGGGGAAAAGGACTCTCTCAGTTCGGCTTCAACCCTTTCATGGCAGATTAACCAAGTTTCAATATTTCTGCTTCGCAAAAGCTGAAAATAGTATAAGGGAAGACTTGATTCGCCCCCCATGCTCAGAGACACATTTTCTGCAACGATAAGAACTCGCATTTGAGAAGAGTTATTCCCTTGATAAAAGCCCAGTAAATTGCTCACCATTAATTGATCCTTAATTATAGTTTTGACCACTCAGCTAGATGGAAAAATAAGTAATTGCTCTTTAACTTTACTTTCAAGCACCAGACCATTGAGATTGGATGAATCGTACCGCAATACTCCGAGTTCAATTGTTTTTAATCAAGTGATTAATATACAGGAATATATTTTAAGCCTTTAACTAATAAGTTAAAAGTCGAACACTTGTTTATTGTTATCTGTGATTGCTGAAATCTTAAAATCCTAAAATCTTCATATATTTTAGCGCGGCAGATTCTAATGTAAATTGTTGAAGCCATGAGGAATCTACTGATTTTTTTTGACCTGACAAAACTTTGACAATGGCTTGAGCTAAAGCATTACTATCCCCCACAGGAACTAACTCACCGTATTTTCCCTGAGCTAAGATCTCGGCAGGTCCACTTGGACAATCGGTAGATACCACAGGAGTACCTACAGCCATCGCTTCTATAAGCACATTCCCTAAACCTTCCCAAGCTGAAGACAACACAAATACAGAAGCTCGAGCCATGTAAGCATAAGGATTATCGACAAAACCCCCAAAGGCGACTTGTTGATCTAATTCCAACTTTTCCACTAAAGCTTTTAACTGAGAGTGTTGGCTACCTAGCCCGAGAATTAATAATCGAGCAGGGATGCTTTCTCGCACTTGTGCAAAAGCTTTAATCAAGTTAGCAAAATCTTTTTGCAGTTCTAATCGTCCTACTCCCAAGATTACGGGTAACTCTCCAGGTGCTAACCAAGTGTGATTAACTTTTTCTTGGGCTTTTTGGTGAATAGTAGCAGAAATTACAGGATTATAAATAGTTTTAATTCGCTCGCTGGGCAAGCCTGTGATTTTGACGAGATCTTCTGCTACACCCATTGAGCAACTCACAATCCCATCTGCCCAAGGATATACAAGTTTGATCCATGAAGGAATCCAATGTCTAGAGGATAAGAGGGGTTCATCCTGTGTTTCTACAGAGATTGTATTATGCTCAGATACCACCACTCTTGTGGATGTTTTAGCAAAGCGTTTAACTAACAGAGCTATTTCGTTAGTAAAGTGATAAGCTGTCAGTAAAGTATCTGGTTGTTCTTGCTGTAAATATTTTAATAAGCGGGTAAAGCGGCTAGGAAAATTAGAAACTTTTAAATCAACTATTCTGGCTTGGGATGGACATTGAGATGCTACCACAGGAAATCCAAGGGTATTAAGGACAAAATCCACTTGAATATCATACTCAATTAACATATGAGATAAATTGATCATTGCCCGTTCAATTCCACCGTTATAAAAGGAGGGAAGATAAATAGCGAGATGCTTACCTTTTCCTTGAGACATAATTACTTATTCCTCCGCTTTTTTATTAATGATATTGATGAAAACCCCGCGTCTTTCCCAAGCTTCTTAAAAGGGGGTTTAAATTACCTTACCACACAGACAACTTACCAGCATCTTTGAAGTTCTACAGGCGGCTTGTGGCCTGCTGATGATGAAAATTTAGCCGCTTGAGTTGACTCCTCCTCACCCCTCGCCGTGCCAAGAAAAATGAGCTTTGAGGGACTTTGGCAAAGGAACGGGGTTTAAATAACTTTAACTAAAGTTTGATGACTCTTTAAAAAAGGTGATCTCTATGGGGAAAGGCTTAAAGGATTAAGGTTAAAAAAATTTCTAATTTTAGTTTTAAATCATTTTATTTTAAACATGAGTTGACGAGTCTAATTACTTCACGATCATCCCCTGACGATGGCTTCTTTCTTGACATTAAGGCTAATGAATGACAAGATGAGATAGAAAGCCTATTAGATCTAAACTCTCTTGGTAAATTATTGAGTTAAGTGTTATAATTTAATATTTTTTGTAGCATAATTACAATCTAAACAAAAATTAATGAACCGTCGTTCCCCAGTTTCACCGACATCCAACTCAAACCGAGGATTTTTATCAATTCTCCAAAATCGTCGATTTTTAATTTTTTGGATAGGAGAGGGTCTTTCGCAACTCGGGGATAAAATTTATTTAATTTGGACAATAGGACTCATAGCTCATTATTATCAAGCCGAGGGTCAACCGATTAGCGGCTGGGTATCAGCTATTATGATAGCCTTTACCATTCCCGCTTTTTTATTTGGGACAGTGGCTGGAGTGTATGTAGATCGATGGCCAAAAAAGCCCATTTTAGTTAATTCTAATCTAGTGCGAGGATTGCTCGTCTTTGTAGTTCTACCTTTATTGTGGGGATTTGACGGGCAAACCCTCTCTTTGCCGGTTAACTGGCTGCCTTCTTATCTACGCTCTTGGCATTCGGGTATTCATGAAACTTTTGAACTACCTACAGGGTTTTTAATTCTTCTATTTTTTACTTTTATTAATTCTACCATTACCCAATTTTTTGCCCCGGCTGAACAGGTAACCATTCCTTTAATTGTTAGGCGGCGTGATCTTTTAGGAGCCAATTCTCTGTTTACCACGACGATGATGGCGATGATGATTATCGGTTTTGCTATCGGAGAGCCGCTTTTAGAAGTGGGGGCAAAATTATCAGAGGGAGTCGGTTTGTCAGAGCAACTGGGAAAAACGGCTATTGTGGGCGGTGCTTATGTGCTGGCGGCAGGAATTCTCACTCAACTGAAATTCGGGGAAAAGCGGCTCGATAAAAAGGAAAAATTACCCCATGTTTGGCAAGATATTCAGGAAGGAGTGCTTTATTTAGGAAAAAATTCCGTAGTCCGCAATGCTTTAATTCAATTAGTGATTCTCTTTTCAATTTTTGCGGCTTTGTCGGTATTGGCAGTAAGAATTGCAGAAACAATTCCCGGCTTGAAAGCGGATCAATTTGGCTTCTTGTTAGCGGGAGCCGGTACAGGAATGGCTTTGGGGGCTGGAATTATCGGCAATTGGGGACAGCGCTTTGATCGCACCCAAATGAGTTTGTGGGGATCACTAGGAGTTAGCCTATCTTTATTAAGTTTAGCTTTATCGGTGGACAGTCTGTTTTTAACTTGGTTGATGACTGTATTTTTAGGAGTTTTTGCCGCTTTTGTGGGTGTTCCTATGCAAACCGCCATACAAGAAGAAACCCCTGTGCAACTACGGGGAAAGATATTTGGTTTACAAAATAATGCAGTTAATATAGCGCTTTCTTTACCTCTAGCTTTGGCAGGAGTAGCAGAAACTTTATTGGGAGTGCGCCCGGTTTTAGTGAGTCTGGCTTTATTTTCACTGACTGGAGGACTACTCTCTTTTATTTATAAGCCTGTTAAAAAATAATTCTTTGGGGATTAGTAGTACCTCAGAGAGTTATTTAGGACTAATGGTGTATAAAAATACTATAATAAGCTAAATACAAAGATAATCAAAATCTTTCCCCCTAACCTCCTCTGTGATCCCCCCTACCCCCGTTATTAAGAGGGGAGGAGACGAGCAACAAACAAGGTTAGTTGTCTGAATGCAACTTTCGATAAACATGAGTATTAGATATTACTCAAAGCTTAATTAACCCCAAAAATATTTCGTTTAAAACCCTGTGGCACAATGATATCAAGACATTCAATCGAGGAAAGTTCAAATCCTTTAGCTAGGTTAAACTATATCCCTTTGCTGGATGAGGTTTTAAAAGTGCTTAAAAACTGGCAAATTTTTAAGTTTTCTGAGAATGACGATAGGCTTTTAATTTCTGCTTATAACATTGCTTATAAAATAGCCATAAAACCCAATCAGCCACAACTCAATCCCTTACAACAAAATTTGGGTATTAGAGCAGCCACAGTCAATTTTATTTCAGACACTGAATATTATTCTAAAATTAAGGAAATTAAAGAGGAATTGACAAAACAGCTTCAAAAGGCTTGTGGAGACAAAAAACCTCAAGATTGCTTGGAAAATATTTGTACACCCTTATCAAACTTTAATAGTAAAAATAATCAAATAGAATTACCCTTTAGTTATCCTTTTAGTAACAATTATAATTTTATATCTCAGCGTTTAATTATTGAAAATAGTTCTCTTTCCAAAAGACGGAAAGGCAGTGACTCAATAATAAAAGCTCATGTTTTGAATGTCAAGTTTCAAGGGATATCACAGTTTAATGATAATTTGCTGAATAGTCTTAGAGCTTATATCGATAAAATCGTTCAGTCTGAGTCTGATGATTTTGATAGCGAAGAATTGAAAGAAGTTTTAACAGATGTTCTAGATGAAAACTTAAATCGAAAACAATCTGAACTAACCGAAATCAAAAAAATCATCGATACCGAATCTCTACCGAGGCTTCTGCGAGATATTAAAATAGACTATTTGGATTATTTAAAACAAGAATGTGCAAAAACTAATTTAGGTCAAAATCACCCCGAAGGTTTTCAATGTTTGGAGGCATTAATTAATCGGCTGAGTAGATTTTTAGATTATATTAACAAATCAGATCTAGAGGATTCTCATTATGAAGTAACTTATTTAATGAATGAAGGTGACGCTCTTAATCTAAGAACAGCTTTTTCTCAAGCAGATGCCTTTGATAAGTTGCCTATCATTCCTCAGTATGAAGGAGTGATAGGCGAAAGTGTAGATAAAGAGAGAGGAATTAAAGAATTTAACTTGGGTCTTAATTTAAAATTTAACAATTCTGTAAACACTTATAGCGAAGAATCAGTAATTGATTACTACATGAATGAAATTGACCCTAAAAATAAACGTCACATCGATCAATTAGACGATCCAGGTAAAGCCAAAAATTTCAAGAAAAAGGTTTTAATGATTGCCTGTCTCTACTATTTTATTTTTGCGGTTGATGAAGATGGCCAAATCGCTGACAAAGATTATGATCCGAGTGTTCAATTTGAAGCAGAGGTTTTAAATAAATTAAAACCCGGTGCAGTTTCAGATGAAGAAGTAAAAAGTTTGCTAGAACATATAAAAAACTTGATATTAAATTCCCAGACTTGGCGAGTTCGTGAAAAGTTAGACTCGTTAAAAAAAATACTACAAGATTTTCTCAAGCTAAAAGAGATATTGTTACCCCATTCAAAAACAGTTCAACTTTGCCTAAACAAAGATATCCTCAAGAAAACCAGCCGCAAAATTATCACTTCTCATCAATTTTTTCGGATGAATCTTGAAGAAAATGATACATTAAAAGCCAAAGCACAAGAAGCTTTAGCCTATATGGAAGTAATGCCAGACGAAGTTAATCCGCAATCTCTTACTTCACTATCTGTTACTTTTACTTTTGATGATGTTCGTTACTTTAAACAAGATGATAAGCAAAATTTTTCGATGAAGTATGATCTGAATGGAATTAAAGCTTTGCCGGTAGTTTTTGTTCCGGGTTTAAGAAATATTAAAACTAAACAATGGCAATATCATGATATGTATTTAAAAGATTTTCAAAATCAAAAACTGATTTTGATTAATTATAAGCCTGAAGAAGTTCAAGAGCAAATTTTCGACAATAGTCAATCACCAGAAGCAAGAATATATCGACAAGTCTTTACTTTATTAACTTACTTGTGCATTAGTGTTTGTCGAGAGCCAATTATTTTAGATAGTCAAAAAAATGAAAAATTATTTATCCCACTTTTTAGATTTCATCTTAAAGATATTAACCTAGCAGCAAAAAAAGTAAAAAGAGAAAATAAAACAGCAGAAAAGGTGATAACTGAGACACATGAAAACGAGGCAGCAAAAGAAATAACAACAGAAGATGAGGAATTTCTTTCTTCTTTATCAAAAGCCTTAGCTCATATTTTGCGTCGAGATTGTCTTGCTGATGCTCAGGGACTTAATGTTAAAGAAGACAAAAGTTTTACATTTCGTGTACAACAAGCCATGTCATCATTATATTCTTTAATTCCCAAAACTTTTGAATTTAAAGGAGGATATAAACCTCAATTAGATAAACTAGCCATGATTGTTGTTTCTAGTTGGCTGAGTGATGCTGTTTGGAATGAAAGAGATAAAGCGGATAGAATTTCTAATATCTATGGTGAGATTACGGTAATTAATCGAATATCCGAGACAACAGTAAAAATTGAACCTCTTAAAACCTTTGCTGATAATCAACCCCATTCTAAAATCTATTCAGAACCGGAAATTGTTAGAGATGAAATACTCAAGCTTTACGAAAAGGGTTATCGAGATTTTCTATTTATAGCAAAGGCTCCTTATAGTAGAAGCTTAGGCATAACTAAAT is from Gloeothece verrucosa PCC 7822 and encodes:
- a CDS encoding glycosyltransferase, with the translated sequence MSQGKGKHLAIYLPSFYNGGIERAMINLSHMLIEYDIQVDFVLNTLGFPVVASQCPSQARIVDLKVSNFPSRFTRLLKYLQQEQPDTLLTAYHFTNEIALLVKRFAKTSTRVVVSEHNTISVETQDEPLLSSRHWIPSWIKLVYPWADGIVSCSMGVAEDLVKITGLPSERIKTIYNPVISATIHQKAQEKVNHTWLAPGELPVILGVGRLELQKDFANLIKAFAQVRESIPARLLILGLGSQHSQLKALVEKLELDQQVAFGGFVDNPYAYMARASVFVLSSAWEGLGNVLIEAMAVGTPVVSTDCPSGPAEILAQGKYGELVPVGDSNALAQAIVKVLSGQKKSVDSSWLQQFTLESAALKYMKILGF
- a CDS encoding glycosyltransferase family 4 protein, with translation MVSNLLGFYQGNNSSQMRVLIVAENVSLSMGGESSLPLYYFQLLRSRNIETWLICHERVEAELRESFSPEELHYCYFIKDNPFQKMFWETGLWFPYRIQDLIFGQFIHFFTQQKTRLLAKQIIHERNIQLVFEPSPITPKGISFMYDMGVPVVIGPLCGGLNFPPAFQFMDSKFSGFTIKLGRYLALICHKFIPGKLQAAALIVANQRTAKALPVGVRGKIYEVIESGINLSVLQLKNEDTTLQERGKKSVRFVYSGRFVDWKGIQFIVKAFEQVAPKTDAILELVGDGQLRPEIEAKVKELNLEQRIIFHGWLTQAESIKIVRNCDVFVMPSLRECGGTALLEAMALGIPVITTKWAGPADYVTPECGILVEPSSIQTFIDGLAQAMLRLAQSPELRDQMGKAGTERVKTNYYDWVAKTDRIIEIFQEVLQDGNREQEMPVPLAGSLSVITTGTQTVAGNPGGQEARGKR
- a CDS encoding M20 metallopeptidase family protein — its product is MISTLTSSTNGFNQSQIRLKIRSLQSQLVQWRRQLHQHPELGFKEVLTAQFVAQKLQEWGINHQTGIAKTGIVATVDSNQPGPVLAIRADMDALPIQEENEVPYRSLHHGIMHACGHDGHTAIALGAAYYLSQHRQDFRGTVKFIFQPAEEGPGGAKPMIEQGVLKNPDVDAIIGLHLWNNLPLGTLGVRTGALMAAVECFRLQIQGKGGHGAMPHQTVDSVVVAAQIINALQTIVARNINPLESAVVTVGEIHAGKALNVIADSAKMSGTVRYFNPVFENYFAKRLDEIIGGICQSYGASYELDYWRLYPPVINNAQIADLIRSVALDVVETPIGVVPECQTMGGEDMSFFLEQVPGCYFFLGSANPEKGLAYPHHHPRFDFDETVLGMGVEMFVRCVEKYCC
- a CDS encoding MFS transporter → MNRRSPVSPTSNSNRGFLSILQNRRFLIFWIGEGLSQLGDKIYLIWTIGLIAHYYQAEGQPISGWVSAIMIAFTIPAFLFGTVAGVYVDRWPKKPILVNSNLVRGLLVFVVLPLLWGFDGQTLSLPVNWLPSYLRSWHSGIHETFELPTGFLILLFFTFINSTITQFFAPAEQVTIPLIVRRRDLLGANSLFTTTMMAMMIIGFAIGEPLLEVGAKLSEGVGLSEQLGKTAIVGGAYVLAAGILTQLKFGEKRLDKKEKLPHVWQDIQEGVLYLGKNSVVRNALIQLVILFSIFAALSVLAVRIAETIPGLKADQFGFLLAGAGTGMALGAGIIGNWGQRFDRTQMSLWGSLGVSLSLLSLALSVDSLFLTWLMTVFLGVFAAFVGVPMQTAIQEETPVQLRGKIFGLQNNAVNIALSLPLALAGVAETLLGVRPVLVSLALFSLTGGLLSFIYKPVKK